TGCTGTGACACGGAAAAATTAGGACCCCCAATTTTTGAAATCCACCGAAAGGGGTGTACTTACAGTTCTTCTCCACTGTGGCGAGTCCTTGCTTGATGATCTTCTTTTGCGGTTTCTGCACCTTGGATAGCAGCTCCGAAACGGCGATCTTGACAGGGGCAGGCTTTTCAACTTCCTGTCGGGTTAAGCGTGAGTTCGGGAGCGTGAGGTCATAGGAATTCGATAGTGAACCTAAAGCTTACTTACCTTCTCCACGATGGTAGCTGCTACTTCGGACCAGTCGACATCCTTGGCGCCCTTACCGCGACTGACGCCGCGAAGCTCCTCACGCATCGCTCCGATCAGCGGGTACTTGACGTTGCTGCCACACACCGTACCACTGAAGTCGTCCATATCGATGGTCCAGACCATCGCTCCGCCAAACCCGTTCGTCTTGATCCACGTCATCTTGTTGCGGATCGCCCGTTCGTCATCGAACCCGACCCACTGGTCACCGTCGACCATGTACGGCACCTTCATCTCGTCGTCCCACACGTAGACCGCaccgttcagcagcagctcacaGATCTCGTAGTACGCCAGAAAGCCGGACTCCTTGGTGTACTCTCCGGCCttcccgccaccggtggccggtgagtTCACCTTGTAGCGATCGGTGTTGGCAAGCGTAAACGATCTCCCGTACGTCGGCATCCCGATGACCAGTTTCTCCTTGGGAGCACCCAACTTCACCCACAGATTGGCGGCGTAGTCCACCGACAGCTGCTTGCGCCACTCGCTGTCCGATGACGGGGAGTAGAGCGGCGCGTTGTGTCCCGTTTCGCGCTCCCACTTTCCGTGGAAGTCGTACGCCATCAGGTTGATGAAGTCGAGGTAGCTGGCGACGGCCGGAACGTCGTATCCACCGCGCACATTgtccggaccgaccgggacggCGGCCGTGAGCAGCAGCCGCGGTTGACGGATCTCCTGCGACTCGGCATCGAACGCTTCCTTCAGTTCCTTCAGCAGCAGGACAAAGTTCTTCTTGTCCTCCGAGCCCTTCGGGTACTCCCAGTCCATGTCCAGACCGTCGAAATTGCGCTGGCGCAGGAACGGGATGGCCGAGTAGATGAACGTTTGGCGGGCATAGCGCGTGGCGGACATCTCTTTGAACTTTTGCGTGCCGAACGACCAGCCACCGATGGCCAGCAGGACCTTCAGCTTAGGGTTGGCCTTCTTCAGCACCATGATCCGCTCGTACAGCCCGGTCTTGCCGTCCTTCGTCTCGTCGTTGCTCTCGAACGAGCTCAGCTTGCCCTTCTTCAGCCAGCCGAACGCGAAGATGATGTGCGTGCAGAGATCGGCCGGGATGTCCTCCGGGACGAACTTGCCGATCTTCGTGCGGTACTGCGACCAGTTGGTGTAGTAGCACACGATCTAAACGATTCGGGTTTGAGATTGCAGTTAGCCATTCGGTCGAAGAGGTACCGAATCGGTGCTTACCTTGTAGCCATCACTATCGATCTGCTGTTTCTTCGAGACGAGTGCCGAGCTTGCCGCTCCGGCCAAAacggcggcaccgacggccgcTGAACCGCGTGTTTTCGAGcgaacccggaaccggttggtGGCCGATGCCGGAGCCTGATCCGAACGGTCCTGTGCCTTCTTTACCGGTATCTGATTGTCGTCGGGCTTCGCTACGGACGACTTCAAATTGGTCGGCCGCCGTattcttctttttgctgcggaTTAGGACGGACACACGAGCATTAACGTCACACCGTGTTCGGTTAAAGGTTAATCGTTTATTCTTGAATCACTAATGACTGTAGAGGGCTTCAAATTCGATGCCCACCGCTGGGAGAACGGTTCTACCGCAAGCTGAAGCATAATTCAAAGATGGCTTATggatttgcttttttttcctacAGAATCTCTGTTTTGTGAATGTTGCGCTTTTAACAAAGTTCCTTGGTAATAACTTCAATCaatctttaattaatttatcacaGCCCTCAACTGGGAAATGTCAAACATCCGGCACAGAACCGGTTGGTGTACCATTGGAGAGCCTCCACGGCTACTGCGATCGCGGTAGAAATAGCAAAATGGCGGCACTTACTTTGGGCACTATCTGTGGCTTGGGAGAAGATTGCAATGATGATGCATAGCACTATCGCTATTCTAAGTATCCGTGGCGCTAACTGCAAGGAGACGGAAAAAAATAAGCATTAGAATTTCAATCTTTTTTTGTAGAGCTACGGTAATTAGGTAGGCTTCCTCtcttccgggaccgggaataGGGCCTGAGTAAAATAGCTAACaaatgcataaaatttaaaacccgTTATGAACCGGTTGAGACAGAATTTTGAACCAATAGCCAAACCGTTTCGAAAACCGATAAGCAACCGTTACCAATTAGACGATACACTTGGGGCTTTGGGGTGCATCAAGCAGCGAAAACAATAGAATTGGCGTTATCTCATCGGTGAGCCAAgaggtggtgccggtggcgccaGACTAGAGTAGGTCACCGGCGAACGGATGGCGCTCACGATCGTTAGATAATCGAAAGGCGCTCTCATCCTCTCAAGttcacccggccccgggcgagCGAGGTTGACCCATTTCTAGTGAGAACGCAACGCGATCGAGCGTTGCAAGAAACAGATCGCGCCCTCGTAGCCGTCAGACAGTAGCGGTTGTTGCGGCAGCTGCTCGTGTAGTGAGGCAACGGCAACGTTTTAATCAACCCCAAATGAGCTGCGCCGTTGGCATGATGGGGCGAAGGTGAACTGCACCGCAGTGAACTCGGCAGCATAACCGATCGCGACCCGGCGCGGCTTGGATTGATTAATTGCACCCAGAGAACGGGTAGAAGATACCGATCTCTATGGGGTTTGCGTGTCATGGAAATGGTGTGTGCCACCCTGCCACCGATCGTTTCCAGAACTTTATGACGTCCCAGGTGTGCatatgtgtgtggggggggggagcCAAATGTCGCGCGATCCTCGTGAGGGTGTGATGAGTTATTGTGGAGCTTTGGAGACGACGAAGTATTAGAATGGTGTGGTCGTTCCCATTAATTGCATTCTGACATTTCAGCCAACATCCAGCAGCATCTTCAGAGGGTCGACTCGGCACGGCTCAAATCAAATGTCGCGTATAGGTCCCGTCCACACCGGGGGCCCGAAATGTCGAGGTGGCGATAGACATCCATTTAGCGTTTGCGTGGCTCCTTCAAACGTCACTTAAGCTACGACCGATTATCGGAGCCGCGAGGTTCTTAAGCCGGTCCCGGGGTCAGTCGCAGACGATCATCAATATTCGGCGCTGGCGAGTGGTCTTCGGGTTAAGTGAAAGCTCGGAGTGTTTGACCTTTCGCTCGTTTGGAAATTCGTTGACCGAACCTTTCGGCGATCCGTGGCGTTGGATCGGAGACCGCGACAAGCGAATGCAACCTGCCCGCGTGTACTTGACCGCAATTACTAGGACGGCGCGATCGTCAGCTGCAACTCCCCGCGATCGGTTGCATTGCTGCACGATTGTCGAACATCTGGTTTGGAACATCTGTGCCACGGAGCGGGCCGTTGATTAGATCCGTCGGTGGTTAGAGGCCGATCTGCGCTCCCCGAAAGAGTCTTGTGCACCGCGCGAGATCAGATTTGGGTTTCTGGTTATATAAACGATCAACTGCACCGGGAATCGATCTGCCAAGAGGCACGCCATCTAATGGCAGGCTTATGCAGCAGCTGCTTGGCAACTAAAATTCGTCGCATTAGTGGCTGTGctgtcgagagagagagagagagactgacGGAACATTATCACACAATGCGAACCGAGGCGCGTTTCCATCTAATCAACACCAATTCTGCGGTGGCTCTGAAGCCTGTGAACCACCTCGTTTTGAAGTGAACGGATTAGGGGTTGGATTGGTTTCGTATAGCGATACCGTTTGCGACACGCCACCGTCTGCGCAGACGTTTGCATTCTTTTCCGTGTGCAAACAATTGCCCAAGCCCTCCGTGTGTGAAATGAACGGTCAAATACGTTGCCCGCCTAGTTCTAGTTACGCTGGAAATCAGCTCAAGGGTGACAACGCATTCACAAAGCCGTTAGAACCGTCTGGAGGAAAGGCTTTTGTACGGCCCGAGGTTCCCCAagtttcgctgctgctgctctctcgGTAAGCGAGTGCCACGCCACGAAGATGGCCCCTTACataacacacaacacaacacacgagAGCGAACACATTTCAGCAACCTTATTAGCATATCATGATGCTGCTCCCGCTACCTTTCGACAGCGACTCGTGTGCTCCATCATTCACACGCGGCCCGTGATTGCGTGTTGATTATTCTCTCACGACTCACGACGATGgtgcacggcggcggcggccacgacgtTTGACTATTATTATCGAGCCACGGTTATCAGCCAGCCAAGTACAGGCCAGATGAAGGCTCAGTCATTCAACCCTTCGGGAGGGCTTCGAAAGTGAAATCTTTCCCAAAGGAATCGACAGGCTTCGGGAGGCGCCATCGGCCGCTCGGGATTTGTGGCGTAAATCATGGCTTATCTCGCACAGCCGACTAATCAAGCCGACTAATCAAGCCGACTAAAGTGTCCTCCGGCAAGGCAAGCCAAGGGCTTCCGTTATCGGAATCCGATCCGGCTTGGGcacggaaagcgaaagtgctcgaaaatCAACCTGCCCTGTCCCCCCACCGAAAGGCCGAAAGGTCTGTGACTTAATAATGCGTTTCACCTGCCTCGGCGGGTGAAAGTGGCCCCCGTGACACGCCGCGGCGTGCGTGCGCTTCTGTCCCCCGTTGTCGCGCCTTGCGGTGTCTGTCTCGGTCGCACTGACCTGCCCCAAACGTCCGTAGGGtggatgttgatgttgatgtttggCCACGCATGCGCCCTCCCGGTTTCGGGTGTGCAGTcgagcgaaaacaaacgttTGCTTTCACCAGCGACCCATGCCCGGTGGCAGGTGGAAATCGGGCCCTTGATCCTCGGGAAAATGGCCCACCCCAGCCGTGACTGCTGACAGCTCAATTAACACACTTCCATCAGACGGGACGCTTGCTCAATCAAGCgtaaaaatgtgattttcGGACCACCAGGAGCGCAGCCCGGCCAGGatgtcaccggcggccgtgtgcgcgcgtgtgtgtttctcCTCCAAGACTCCACTGTGCGGTCATGCGTGGTGGAAATTCGGTAtccgcttcggtcggtcggtcgctggaGTCGGTGCGGTTCACCGGCTTCGGACTTCCGGGAGCGCTTGCCGATGCTCACTGAAGCAGAAAGTTGGAGACACCAAGGCCAAGGACTCATGCTTGGGGGGAGGACACCCGATGCCCCACCGGGTTGCCCTCTTTACCGGGGCGTATGACATCCTGGTGCGgtgaaaatcaaattattcaCGGTCCACTGATTTCGCTTCGTGTggtcctttcgaaaaagcGAGCTTTCGTTGGTCTGCAAGGTCCGGTTCGGACCGGGACAATTTCTCCCCCCGAAACAAACGCCTCTTTCACGCGCCACGTCTGCGCACGCTCGCCGCATGTCAAGTACTTCCGCCCCGTTTttggccgccgcggccgccacgCGGGTTTAATTGTCACTGCCCGAGGACGGTGATTCGAGTGTGCATTCGAACGGAGCGAATTCGCACTGTGGCCAGACCCTCCtccctcggttcggtttccggaTCAGTGCTTCCGAAGATTTCGatgccgctctctctcggcacGGGATTCTTGCCGATGGGGGTCCGAGATTTTCCAATTACGAGCTCGATGATTGTGCAGTCAAGCGTGAAAGTTTGAATTTCCGAACGCCAAGAACGCATCCACGGCCGGAGGAGGCTCGGTTCCAGGCCGGGCCAGTGGGAAAATTGGGTCGAATTAGTTGGGATTTTTCCGACCTCGTGTTCACTCAAGCGTGCAAAGTAGAATTTTCCACTCGCAGGAGTGCAGCGCCGGCAGGAGGCCGCCGGTAGCCGCTTGTTATCTGCCCGTGATAAAAGCAGCCTACCCCAGGCCGGTGTTCAGTCATGCGTAAAAGGTGCCCCCGGAACAGCTGTTCCGTTCACGTCGTAGCCGGCGTTGGGTTTGATCAAATTGGGACCGCATTTATTAGTCGATTTAAGCGAAATGATTCCAAATGTGAACGGGTTGGGGTCCCGCCCTGTTGATGTCTTCATCGGCACCATTAAATTGTTGTTTATTAAGGCCACCATTGGGCCTATTCGGAAGACACGTTCTTCCGTCGCCGGCCGCGATCCGCGCATGCGTTCCGCAAACATCCTCGCGTTGGCAATTACAACGACCCTCTGAGGATGTAAACGACaacgccggtcgccggttcactattccgttccgttgcatgaTGTTTAATGAAGCGGAAAGTTGTGATTCGCATCGAGCAGGGCCGCATGGCTGTGAGGCAGAAGCCGTCACTCCGGCGGGGGGGCCGGggtttttccgcttccgaggAAATGGCCACCCCACGGCGGATCGTGGGATCCGATAATTACACAATCCTGTGTGTTCAGTGAAGCGAAAAATGTGATTCCACGGTACCAGGAGGCCAGCTGGCAGCGGGGGTAGCACCCGACCGGCACTGGGACTCCACTGTTCAGTCATGCGTAAATGGTACCTTTGACCCTTCGCGTCGGGAAAATCGGGCCCGTGCGTTTCGAAAGGGGAAGTTGCAACACTGttgccccggcccgggcccgggccacgggccatCGTTGTGTTTGTGCGGCCGGGTTCAGTGGAGCATGAATTATGATTTCGTTCGATCAGGTTAACAGCTCCCGTGACAGGTGACCACGGGTGTagcttttccggtttttccgttCATTCCAACAGAGGGAAAACAGTGTCGTGTTGCTTTCTCGCTCGGTCGCACGCCACGAAGGCACGAGGAAGTGAATGTGAGGAACTCCAGAAGCGTGCAGTAATGGGCAGTAAGACATATGCAAACACACCGAGTAATTACTTAGGGCGTACATTCGAAGCAGTCCGAAAAGTGCTCGGAAGCCTTCCTCGAGGTGTAACTATTTCAACGCCACCCATAATTGAGGCACGCACGCCATCGGGCTGTCCGTTTTCGGTGTCCCTAATACAATTGGTTTCGATTAGCCAATCGCAGTTATGCAAGCGCAACGTATTTGGCCGTGCAGGGAGCTTAATGGGAATAAATTAAGAAATAATGCACTCCGTTCCGATCCGTAATCGGATCGAGTCAAGGGGAGTGAGGCCAGTCTGTTTGTTCTTGACATTGCACTGACAGTGTTCTTgacaggctggctggcgcaaCTGATCAAACGGCACAGCATGTTTGCCCTCCGGCTGTTCCAGTTTCCTAAGCCCACAACGAGCCAATGATCGTGGCCCTCGCGGTGCAGTGTGATTCTTGAGCTCCGATAGAATGTTGAAGAAACGTGCGGCGATCCTGGTGATCTTCTTCTGCCTTTCGGTGAGCGTTCGATCGTTTAGCTGGTGAACTTGACTTACGGCCGATCCTTCTAGGCATCAGCTGCACCAGTGCCGGAAGCGGCCCAACGGCAGCGGCCCGGGGAGCTATCGCAGGAATCGCGAGCCATCGCCCTGATCCACCATCTCACGTATCTGATTGACTACCTGGTCCACTACGTTCTGGGGGCCCGAGATCGTAaaacaccaccggaagcggtcgaCTACTACCAAACGGCACTCGTCGAGGGCCAGGAGGCGCAGAGCGCGGACGAGAAAAGTCGGCACCACAAGCCCAGCGCGGCCCGCGCCCAGCAAGAGATGGAAGCGTTGGACAAAATGATGAAATCGTAAAGTTAACGATAGCTTTCCTCGATCGCGTTTGCGTTCGTCTGCCCTGTCTGATGACAACCGCGCGGGCCCAACAATTGTTGGGTCGGCTGCGACATGCGCGACACACTTCGGTAGcttcggttggaaaattttaataacCGTCCAGCCAACCGTCTTCGTCGCCGCACCACCGAGCCTTGACATCgttgccggtcggtggcgtgaCATCGCTAACGACTATCGTCTTCGGAATCGATCGTCAACCGGCCGTCTCATTAGTATGCGAGGCTGATGATTACTTCTTAGGCAATGCTACCTGGTTCGCCCCTAAATCCGTTCGTTCGAGACTTTGCAGGGCTGCCGTGCTCCAGTATCTACTAGGCCGTTCCGATCCATAAGGAAACACGCTCGGCGATCCATAATGGCGTTTGGAGAACCCACCCAGAACCATTTGAATTCGGTGCGAAAGGTACGTCCAGTCGAGTCAGAACAATATGCGTCCATTTTGAACGGACACGTCACGCCAATgctggggccaccgaaatcAAGGTGATCCAGTTCCCGCGCACCTCGTGCCAGGGCAATAAGCTTCCATTCTGTGTACTCGCTGGGTGTAGCCGCCGCTGTGCATGCCAATCTTGACTCGTTCTCTTTTTGCCCCGCGAGTGGCGCGGACCGCGGACAACTTTTACGCTTTTGTTCTACACGACAGCACCCTTGAGGCATTCACTTCGGACACGCGCTCAGGCTCTGAATCCAGTTGTCCGGACGCAGGGCCCCCCACTATATAGTGCTACAAACTGGTGTAGGTTAGTGTCGGCAAGTAACCTGACGGCCTGACTGAGAGGCTCTCCGTCGCGTCAGTCGCGACACGGTATCCTGCACTGCACCGCCTGTCCGTGCGACCTTTCGCATGTTACAAGGTCTTCCGCCTGCAGTTCGAAGTCGCCGAATCGCCGGCGACATTTCACTGCGCCTCGGAAGCAGaacggaaatcgaaaatgGAGAGGCACTTCCCTTTTCGGAGCAGGAAGTAGGAGAGCGCCCGTGTTCTTAAGAGCCGCGGGAGCTGCAAGAGTTCAGAGAGTCTGTGAATGTCACGGTAAAGGTTCGCAGTCGATTGATTTAACGGGGGACCTTTAGCCTAAGGGACCGATTAATCGAGTGTCCAGCTTACGCTTCGGATAAAAGGTGCGCTTGTCACAACAAATGTCGAACGCAAAGTTGCTGCCTCGGTCGGTGGAAATTTGCCAGTGGACAAAACACTATCCAGGGCTCGGGTCTGTTGCAATGCTCGAATGTCAGTTTATGGCACGTTCCGTGAGTTAACCGGTTGCCGCTCGGCCACTATGGAAAGTGCCCACAgtgtcgatttcgtttcggtcGGTCTCCGGTAAAACCGGTCCCCGGGTATGATTAAGCATTCGTTGACCTCCTCCGTTGGGTGTTGGGAGTCGAAAAAGTGTTAAAAGTGCGGCCACGGCACGTTTGATGACCGATCGTCGTTCGGTCGTCGGCTGACGTTTACTATGCCCTTGGACCATCAATCGGTGGATTCGGCGTTAGTTAGCATGCTCGNNNNNNNNNNNNNNNNNNNNNNNNNNNNNNNNNNNNNNNNNNNNNNNNNNNNNNNNNNNNNNNNNNNNNNNNNNNNNNNNNNNNNNNNNNNNNNNNNNNNGCCCTTGGACCATCAATCGGTGGATTCGGCGTTAGTTAGCATGCTCGTGCGTCACGCTGACCCTTTCCGGCCTGCAGCGCGGGTCAGAAGGTTTGTGATTGAGCCgtgcccgtggccaccggccactgtcAAATTCCTATGTCGTAATAGgcccccgagagagagagagagagagagagaacggagaAGCGCCGCGCGCCAcaattcactttcatttcacGGCTCATCACCTGCACGGTGTTACCATAATtttgcgccaccgccagcgacTGCCTGTTCCCGTTTGCGTTTGCGCATTGCGTGCTCGGCCGATGCCATAATGGCTGACTGATTTCTCCTTCCTCCCAAACGGCCACTTGGCCACCGTGGGCCTCCCCAAAAATGGAGATGCATGGAGTGTGTGCTCTCGCGGCAGCCTCGCGTTACGCAGCACGCTGTGGCCGCGTGTATTAATTACAACCCGAAACCCTGGACCCCGTGGCGGCGTGAAGTGGAATGACAGGTTCGTCACTCGTTACATCGCGCCCGAGacgaaagagagaacgaaaacaatcgaatcgaaagacTCGACGGAGAACGCGCCACAAGTGACGAACCCGCGATCGTTGGTGACGGGCTTGACGCGGTGATCTTCGCAGCCGCGCTGCCGATCGTTGAGCGGAGTCTGCCgatggaaagcgaaagtgaattACGACGACCGGTTGTCGGTGGCCAGCCCAGCGAGTCGTGTGCACTCTTCAGTTCCGTTTTCGAAAAAAGGGCTCGCCGGCGTCCCGAGCTCCGGGATCGCGGCACTCCGGAAGTCTCCGGGCCTCTATTGTAGCAATTGTGGCCGCGTCGCGTGTGAACTTTGTGGCGTTAAAAGGCGGACCCGTTTGACCTTTCGGGGGGGGCCCTTTCGAGGCTGCACGATTTCACTTTAGTACCCGGGGCCGGAAATGGGGCCGCTGGGAAGATGTTCCTCGAGTGAGGCTTGCGCGAAAGGTGGTTAACCTGGCCACCGCAAAGTGTACGGTTGTGTCACACACCGTGTGGTCCGTGTGTTTTGTGGACACCCCgctacacaaacacagaagCGGGCGGCCCGCGGCTCGCCAAACGACAACTTCTTTCCAAAACCGGACCGCCGACGTCGTGTCGTTGGACCGACGGCGTTTGGGAAAGTTAATTATGCACTGTGTCCGTGTGGCTACCAAGTGGCCAGTTGCTGGTTGCGgttttgctgccgctggccagGCAACATACGTTTGTATGCGTTTGAAGCGGAGTTTGGAGCCGAGTAACGGAGTAGCGCAAATATTCACACGTTCCGTTGCCAGGTCCCGCCGATACCTAAATTGTCCCACCCGATACCTCCCACGGGTGGGGCGTTGAAGAAGTAAAATCCAGCAACAGAAAACTACAGACAGACGGCGTTTCAATGACATCGATTTCTCGATCGCCGTTGTCGCAACCTGTGGAGCGATCGGTAGCTGACCGGCCAacagtcgggtcgggtcgggtggttAATTGGCGAAAAAGGGGCGGTGGATCAGCACTCAAAGGGGGGTGCCAATTGTTGGGTATTTGTAGGAAAAAATGTCACCCTGTGCGacggaaatcgaaagtgacACCCGCGCCAGATTGATGAAGGCTGCCGATACCTGTCTTCCCCGACAGCCCGTTCGAACCCCGATTTTCCGCCTTTATCCGGTGGGGCCTTATGTAACACGAAATTGTCACCCGGCCGCTGCGGGCAAATTGGTGAATAATGGAGGGGCCGACGGTAAACAAGACGGGCAACATTACTCGCAATGATTTATGGTCCTTGAGGCCGGCCGGATTTGCAGGTGCCAAAAATCGCTGTCCATTAACGATCCGCTTTGGTTGGAAGGTGGTAAACGGATTGTCGTTGTTCGTGGCTAGAGCCCCAACGTAAACGACGCTTTGAATGATAAATTGACCGCCCTGTGATGTGTTTTTGATGAAACTCGGTTTCGCTCCACGTAGTCAATATTTGACGTTTGTTCGAAAAGAAAGTCCGAAGGCACTGGCTCCCAATTGGCCGTCCTGTGGGGCGTAATCGCGAATCCTGGATCGGACGAAATAAATCATagcccggtgcggtgcgatacGATCTCGCATAACCGGTATCGGCCGCCGTTTCCGGCGTGGTGAGCGGCCGCCCGGAGCCGTGGGAACGCAATATGGATATTCAGGAAGCCCCGCAACTTTGTGTGGTTCGATAAGCTGCACAGCTGCAAGGGACGATTCGAACTGGCTTAGTCCTCCATTGGCCCCGGGCCCTCTCCGATAGCCTTGTGCGATACACAAACTGTTCGTCCGATCTCGATTCGACCGTTCTCTTCGACCGCTAAACGTTCGAACCGGATGCTAACATTAACTAAATAAATGGCCGGCCCAATTCAATGCGTTCCGTGCCCGCGGAGTCCAGCGGGGTGTTCTTCTTACCTGCAAacggaagagagaaaaaggagtCAATTAGACCGACTGCAGCAGGGTGCCTAATGAGTGCTTTTGTCGATCGAAAGGTGGAAATCACTTTTCAGACCGATTCCTGCGCCAATGGAACGCTTCCATTCGTTCTTCCGCGTATCAACCTGATCCGCTCGCCCGTTACTCACCGACACATTCTTTCGAGCGTGTCGTGCTGTAACTGCGCCTTTTTTCAACCCGCAAAAAACCCGCACCCAGCCGCTCATGACGCAGGGGGTTATGTCTCCATTTCATGCTGCAAACTCTTTTGTTGCCGTCGACGGCAGCGACGACTTTGGACCAGTTTCTGGCGAAAACAGTCAGCCTGCCAGCCGGGCCAGTCGGAGAGTTTTATTAATTGCAAAAACCA
The nucleotide sequence above comes from Anopheles bellator chromosome 1, idAnoBellAS_SP24_06.2, whole genome shotgun sequence. Encoded proteins:
- the LOC131216023 gene encoding uncharacterized protein LOC131216023, which codes for MLKKRAAILVIFFCLSASAAPVPEAAQRQRPGELSQESRAIALIHHLTYLIDYLVHYVLGARDRKTPPEAVDYYQTALVEGQEAQSADEKSRHHKPSAARAQQEMEALDKMMKS
- the LOC131216021 gene encoding probable chitinase 10, translating into MFPPRILRIAIVLCIIIAIFSQATDSAQSKSKRRIRRPTNLKSSVAKPDDNQIPVKKAQDRSDQAPASATNRFRVRSKTRGSAAVGAAVLAGAASSALVSKKQQIDSDGYKIVCYYTNWSQYRTKIGKFVPEDIPADLCTHIIFAFGWLKKGKLSSFESNDETKDGKTGLYERIMVLKKANPKLKVLLAIGGWSFGTQKFKEMSATRYARQTFIYSAIPFLRQRNFDGLDMDWEYPKGSEDKKNFVLLLKELKEAFDAESQEIRQPRLLLTAAVPVGPDNVRGGYDVPAVASYLDFINLMAYDFHGKWERETGHNAPLYSPSSDSEWRKQLSVDYAANLWVKLGAPKEKLVIGMPTYGRSFTLANTDRYKVNSPATGGGKAGEYTKESGFLAYYEICELLLNGAVYVWDDEMKVPYMVDGDQWVGFDDERAIRNKMTWIKTNGFGGAMVWTIDMDDFSGTVCGSNVKYPLIGAMREELRGVSRGKGAKDVDWSEVAATIVEKVIEKPAPVKIAVSELLSKVQKPQKKIIKQGLATVEKNSRPGQVFCYLTSWSVKRPGAGKFEPKDVDASLCTHLVYAFATLKDHKLTESNDSDPDMYDEVIALREKNPDLQVLLAIGGWAFGSTPFKELTSNVFRMNQFVYEAIEFLRDYQFNGLDVDWEYPRGADDRKAYVDLLRELRVAFEGEAKTSGQPRLLLTAAVPASFEAIAAGYDVPEISKYLDFINVMTYDFHGQWERQVGHNSPLFPLDSASNYQKKLTVDYSAREWVKQGAPKEKLLIGMPTYGRSFTLVNQTQFDIGAPASGGGLPGKFTNEAGFLSYYEICAFLGVDNTTLVWDSEQQVPFAYRKDQWVGFDDERSLKTKMEWLKEEGFGGIMVWSIDMDDFSGRCGSGKYPLMNVMNSELKDYKVLLEYDGPYESYGPRGAYTTKDPNEVVCAEEDGHISYHPDKSDCTHYFMCEGERKHHMPCPANLVFNPNENVCDWPENVEGCHNPTQAAA